One Pseudomonas sp. FP1742 genomic window carries:
- a CDS encoding nitrite/sulfite reductase, with protein sequence MYVYDEYDQRIIEDRVKQFRDQTRRYLAGELSEEEFRPLRLQNGLYIQRFAPMLRVAVPYGQLTSRQTRMMAKIARDYDKGYAHISTRQNVQFNWPAVEDIPDILAELATVQMHAIQTSGNCLRNVTTDQFAGVAADELIDPRPWCEIVRQWTTFHPEFAYLPRKFKIAINGSTSDRAAIEVHDIGLEPVHNAAGELGFRVLVGGGLGRTPVVGAFINEFLPWQDLLSYLDAILRVYNRYGRRDNKYKARIKILVKALTPEVFAQKVDAEMEHLRGGQTTLTEAEVHRVAKHFVDPDYKALENQAAELADLDKQHPGFARWRVRNTLAHKKPGYVAVTLSLKPTGVAPGDITDKQLDAVADLADRYSFGQLRTSHEQNIILADVEQSQLFAMWGELREQGFATPNIGLLTDIICCPGGDFCSLANAKSIPIAESIQRRFDDLDYLFDIGELDLNISGCMNACGHHHVGHIGILGVDKKGEEFYQVSLGGSASRDASLGKILGPSFAQEAMPDVIEKLIDVYVEQRTEDERFIDTYQRIGIDLFKERVYAANN encoded by the coding sequence ATGTACGTATACGACGAGTACGATCAGCGGATCATCGAGGACCGCGTCAAGCAGTTCCGTGATCAGACCCGACGCTATCTGGCAGGCGAGCTGAGCGAAGAAGAATTCCGCCCCCTGCGCCTGCAAAATGGCCTTTATATCCAGCGTTTTGCCCCGATGCTGCGGGTGGCGGTGCCTTATGGCCAACTCACTTCGCGCCAGACGCGAATGATGGCCAAGATTGCCCGCGACTATGACAAGGGCTACGCCCACATCAGTACCCGGCAGAACGTGCAGTTCAACTGGCCGGCCGTGGAAGACATCCCGGACATCCTGGCGGAACTGGCGACCGTGCAGATGCACGCGATCCAGACCAGCGGCAACTGCCTGCGCAACGTCACCACCGACCAGTTCGCCGGTGTCGCCGCCGACGAATTGATCGACCCGCGGCCATGGTGCGAAATCGTCCGTCAGTGGACCACGTTCCACCCGGAATTCGCCTACCTGCCGCGTAAATTCAAAATTGCCATCAACGGTTCGACGTCCGACCGTGCGGCCATCGAAGTCCATGACATCGGCCTCGAGCCAGTGCACAACGCCGCAGGCGAACTGGGCTTCCGTGTGCTGGTCGGTGGCGGCCTGGGCCGTACTCCAGTGGTGGGCGCGTTCATCAACGAATTCCTGCCGTGGCAGGACCTGTTGAGCTACCTCGACGCCATTCTGCGGGTCTACAACCGCTACGGCCGTCGTGACAACAAGTACAAGGCGCGGATCAAGATTCTGGTCAAGGCCCTGACACCTGAAGTGTTCGCACAAAAAGTCGACGCGGAAATGGAACACCTTCGCGGTGGCCAGACCACGTTGACCGAGGCCGAAGTGCATCGCGTGGCCAAACACTTTGTCGATCCGGACTACAAGGCCCTGGAAAACCAGGCGGCCGAACTGGCCGACCTCGACAAGCAACACCCGGGCTTCGCCCGCTGGCGTGTCCGCAACACCCTGGCCCACAAAAAGCCAGGTTACGTCGCCGTGACGCTGTCCCTGAAACCGACCGGTGTTGCGCCGGGCGACATTACCGACAAACAGCTCGATGCCGTTGCCGACCTCGCCGACCGTTACAGCTTCGGTCAACTGCGCACCTCCCACGAGCAGAACATCATTCTGGCCGACGTTGAGCAGTCCCAACTGTTCGCGATGTGGGGCGAGTTGCGCGAGCAAGGCTTCGCCACGCCGAACATCGGTTTGCTGACCGACATCATCTGCTGCCCTGGTGGCGATTTCTGCTCCCTGGCCAACGCCAAGTCGATCCCGATCGCCGAATCCATCCAGCGCCGTTTCGACGACCTGGACTACCTGTTCGACATCGGCGAGCTGGACCTGAACATCTCCGGTTGCATGAACGCCTGCGGTCACCACCACGTCGGCCACATCGGCATTCTCGGGGTGGACAAGAAAGGCGAAGAGTTCTACCAGGTGTCCCTGGGTGGCAGTGCCAGTCGCGATGCGAGCCTGGGCAAGATCCTCGGCCCGTCCTTCGCCCAGGAAGCCATGCCTGATGTGATCGAGAAGCTGATCGACGTGTACGTCGAACAACGTACCGAAGACGAGCGCTTCATCGACACCTATCAGCGTATTGGCATCGACCTCTTCAAGGAGCGCGTCTATGCAGCGAATAATTAA
- a CDS encoding DUF934 domain-containing protein, giving the protein MQRIIKNNEVVDETWHLLPKDATLDGISNCDDLIVPLALWREHAHALKARDGGLGVWLDADEEAEEIGDDVAQFQVIALNFPAFTDGRNYSNARLLRDRYGFKGELRAIGDVLRDQLFYMHRCGFDAFAIRADKDPYEALEGLKDFSVTYQAATDEPLPLFRRR; this is encoded by the coding sequence ATGCAGCGAATAATTAAAAACAACGAGGTGGTCGACGAAACCTGGCACTTGCTGCCCAAGGACGCGACCCTCGACGGTATTTCCAACTGCGACGACCTGATTGTGCCGCTGGCCCTGTGGCGCGAGCACGCTCACGCCCTCAAGGCCCGCGACGGCGGCCTGGGTGTATGGCTGGACGCCGATGAAGAAGCCGAAGAAATCGGTGACGACGTGGCACAGTTCCAGGTTATCGCCTTGAACTTCCCGGCTTTCACCGACGGGCGCAACTACTCCAACGCTCGCCTGCTGCGAGACCGTTATGGTTTCAAAGGCGAACTGCGAGCAATCGGTGATGTGCTGCGTGACCAGTTGTTCTACATGCATCGCTGCGGTTTCGATGCGTTTGCCATTCGCGCCGATAAAGACCCGTACGAAGCCCTTGAGGGTCTCAAGGACTTCTCGGTGACCTATCAGGCCGCCACCGACGAACCTCTGCCACTGTTCCGTCGCCGTTGA
- a CDS encoding ABC transporter substrate-binding protein codes for MLKFFCGVVLALGAVLGPCAQAASVLFLNPGTSQETFWVSYSQFMQAAAKDLGMDLHIQYAERNAETTLEQAREALQGPSRPDYLVFSNELYVAPEILRLAQGSGVKLFLVNNGLTADQMRLLGAQPGKYPDWLGSLVPNNEEGGYLMLKELIRLHGPVAPGEVIDLLAFSGLKITPAAQQREQGMMRALAEHPEVRLRQLVYGGWTRERAYEQARLLFKRYPQTSLVWSANDEMAFGAMQACAETGGQPGKDVLFSAINNSPAALQALLEGRLSVLLGGHFTLGGWALVQLHDYDQGVDVSQYGGRDRQIPLLQLIDHAQARRLLAKSATQDYSVDFKKLSAKGRPTSYRYPFNLQTLMH; via the coding sequence ATGTTGAAGTTCTTCTGCGGTGTAGTGCTGGCGCTTGGCGCGGTCCTGGGACCGTGTGCCCAGGCGGCGTCCGTATTGTTTCTCAATCCCGGGACCTCTCAAGAGACATTCTGGGTCAGTTACTCGCAGTTCATGCAGGCCGCGGCCAAGGACCTGGGCATGGATTTGCATATCCAATATGCCGAGCGAAACGCCGAGACCACACTCGAGCAGGCCCGCGAAGCGCTGCAAGGGCCGAGTCGGCCGGACTATCTGGTGTTCTCCAACGAACTGTATGTCGCCCCCGAAATCCTGCGCCTGGCTCAAGGCAGCGGCGTGAAGCTGTTTTTGGTCAACAACGGCCTGACCGCCGACCAGATGCGCCTGCTCGGCGCCCAGCCTGGCAAGTATCCCGACTGGCTGGGTAGCCTGGTGCCCAACAATGAGGAGGGCGGCTACCTGATGCTCAAGGAACTGATTCGCCTGCATGGCCCGGTCGCGCCTGGTGAGGTCATCGATCTGTTGGCCTTTTCCGGCCTGAAAATCACGCCCGCCGCGCAACAGCGTGAGCAGGGCATGATGCGGGCATTGGCCGAACACCCTGAAGTGCGGTTGCGCCAGTTGGTGTATGGCGGCTGGACCCGCGAACGCGCTTATGAGCAGGCCAGGTTATTGTTCAAGCGTTACCCGCAAACATCGCTGGTCTGGTCGGCCAACGATGAAATGGCTTTCGGCGCCATGCAGGCGTGCGCCGAAACGGGAGGTCAACCCGGCAAGGATGTGCTGTTCAGCGCCATCAACAATTCACCGGCCGCGTTGCAGGCGTTGTTGGAGGGGCGGCTCAGCGTGTTGTTGGGCGGGCACTTCACTCTGGGCGGTTGGGCTCTTGTGCAGTTGCATGACTACGACCAGGGGGTGGATGTCAGCCAGTACGGCGGGCGCGACCGGCAGATTCCGTTGTTGCAATTGATTGACCACGCGCAAGCCCGGCGACTGTTGGCCAAGAGTGCTACTCAGGATTACAGCGTGGATTTTAAAAAGCTCTCGGCCAAAGGGCGACCGACGTCGTATCGCTACCCGTTCAACTTGCAAACCCTGATGCACTGA
- a CDS encoding dermonecrotic toxin domain-containing protein, translating to MNELLHHVAAPHPAPSLRMRDELKAALDIALPQTPGQLGERLIKEKWGQDIDPQTTLMVTLDYHYKGHPEANGFQQGQVANSRSLLQALLSNYQAVGDGRFAETAFGLYTPPDVGPAVRIVEHVDEFADYGSGNHDTYEGIYRQTAPQTYGPASQLKLRPADFKKWVWELDFKRVYEAYLDQAWPSDEVLTASSPYALRTSVKAAFVMTAWLQFKERCLSQKGLQLAMEAAGLPSGQAWETLTIEQLQAATRTPLSVRAGRLKLYRYTATDIWAFRDTANTRVLLYIPGNSSPLHEFTDATQLHQWVVAQGKLSETKQALAAHFAEDDRQDGTFHAGVLTALDGMAQYPAMHRLTNNAGFFNNDGYWDPADYIGYDNPPSATDPFAQLVLTMKQAACASIESIRTDAQVNRDNLSAVVEPVVQWINRFGPLALFVPGGEGVLALAGLIDAGYGLDQAVNGKTPRERSEGVSRTVFGLLNALPIGAQAALKDETAVESVHPSSEIAVAPTPEPSVSMQSSRVALIRGIGPSVASLSDEVLAQIGKVSVIDDDMLRLMQAGRPPTPLLADTISRFKIDQDLGAAGTPEQFNSSYAALQQSEHEWVRLFQQQYPTLPKGAIEQMLDRYGVDIRQAPDVTEFRQVFTRLDSKARQYQQHVRLNRAYEGLYLRSVASPDSDILALHSLQNLPGWPRNLRIDVLDRSVAGRVLDRIGAQEAADVRRLVRIGHHYLHQGSPTDFYTALLGVLTDDDRSALHLTSPGSVDELRLAISDQALPRSQVILGLQRMDGGLPFDAHGLSGGGFPGTPQAEALTHEMMRMQLKEVYPDFTNAQADAVLQREGAGAQAHIEWLKQQLQQLDTDLTGYIDQAAGDIHEMDIDFLVAGEPDAAGMNAAQIEAFNVQLLATEMQSERTTRTELAQELMAIWQQRRPQQAILLPGEQIRGVRLDLDFENHHRLPALNVRLNNVIELSMRSFHLTAIESLDGFLENFPNLETLNLENTNLSQFNPGGVAEYALPRAISRMRQLVSLNLRSTNLTFSERAAAQLTDLTHLQALDLSDNPLNVPPLVQGMNDLRQLILRNTRISTCPIGILDQPYLMTLDLRNNHIARVPPSVMNQGIAMDRLLLQGNPMTDEDTLLRLVDHRRRTGINLWLSEPGAGYGNVNEWLHEVDDGQREARRLIWQRLAASPQGTRLLRFIDGMSLTADFRVDYLSLQARVWRMLGEADASVALQTQLVQEIEAAQIDPENPFTLFKALEDRARLYRDWVAMGQPFPIDAQ from the coding sequence ATGAATGAGCTCCTTCACCACGTTGCCGCCCCACATCCGGCCCCATCGCTGCGAATGCGCGACGAACTGAAAGCTGCACTGGACATCGCTCTCCCCCAAACCCCCGGCCAGTTGGGCGAACGTCTGATCAAGGAAAAATGGGGGCAGGACATCGACCCGCAAACGACCTTGATGGTCACCCTCGATTACCACTACAAGGGCCACCCTGAAGCGAACGGTTTCCAGCAGGGCCAGGTGGCGAACTCGCGGTCGCTGCTGCAAGCGCTGCTTTCAAATTACCAGGCGGTTGGGGACGGGCGCTTTGCTGAAACCGCCTTTGGTCTGTACACACCGCCGGACGTCGGACCGGCGGTGCGGATTGTCGAGCATGTCGATGAGTTCGCCGATTACGGCAGCGGCAATCACGACACCTATGAAGGCATCTATCGACAAACGGCGCCGCAGACTTACGGCCCCGCCTCACAACTGAAGCTGAGGCCGGCCGATTTCAAGAAATGGGTCTGGGAGCTGGACTTCAAGCGCGTGTACGAGGCCTATCTTGATCAGGCCTGGCCCTCTGATGAGGTGCTCACTGCGTCCAGTCCGTACGCCTTGAGGACCTCGGTCAAAGCCGCGTTTGTGATGACGGCCTGGTTGCAGTTCAAGGAGCGTTGCCTGTCGCAAAAAGGACTTCAGCTCGCGATGGAGGCGGCCGGATTGCCATCCGGTCAGGCATGGGAAACGCTGACCATCGAGCAACTGCAAGCGGCGACGCGCACCCCTTTGTCCGTCAGGGCCGGCCGTTTGAAGCTATACCGTTACACCGCAACAGATATCTGGGCGTTCCGTGACACTGCCAATACCCGAGTGCTGCTGTACATCCCTGGCAATTCTTCCCCGCTGCACGAATTCACCGATGCCACTCAACTGCACCAATGGGTTGTCGCGCAGGGCAAGCTCAGCGAGACAAAACAGGCATTGGCCGCCCATTTTGCCGAAGATGATCGCCAGGACGGTACGTTTCATGCGGGTGTGCTGACGGCATTGGACGGCATGGCGCAGTACCCCGCGATGCATCGGCTGACCAACAACGCCGGTTTTTTCAATAACGACGGCTACTGGGACCCCGCCGATTACATTGGCTACGACAATCCGCCATCGGCGACCGATCCGTTTGCGCAACTGGTGCTGACGATGAAGCAGGCTGCCTGCGCGAGTATCGAAAGCATTCGTACTGATGCACAGGTCAATCGTGACAATTTAAGTGCGGTTGTCGAACCGGTGGTGCAATGGATCAACCGGTTCGGGCCATTGGCGTTATTCGTCCCGGGAGGCGAAGGCGTATTGGCGCTGGCCGGGCTTATTGACGCCGGTTACGGTCTTGATCAGGCGGTAAACGGTAAAACACCACGTGAACGGTCGGAGGGCGTGTCGCGCACCGTGTTCGGTTTGCTTAATGCGCTGCCGATCGGCGCACAGGCGGCGCTGAAGGATGAAACGGCCGTTGAGTCAGTGCACCCGTCTTCGGAAATCGCCGTTGCCCCGACGCCCGAGCCATCGGTTTCCATGCAGTCCTCCCGCGTGGCGCTGATCCGCGGAATCGGCCCGTCTGTGGCGTCTTTGAGCGATGAAGTCCTGGCGCAGATCGGCAAGGTCAGTGTGATTGACGATGACATGCTGCGACTGATGCAGGCGGGGCGTCCACCGACACCTTTACTGGCGGATACGATCAGTCGCTTCAAGATCGATCAGGATCTGGGGGCGGCCGGCACGCCTGAGCAATTCAACAGTAGCTACGCTGCACTTCAGCAGTCGGAACATGAATGGGTGCGACTGTTCCAGCAGCAATACCCGACGCTGCCCAAAGGTGCCATCGAACAAATGCTCGACCGCTATGGCGTGGACATCCGGCAAGCCCCCGATGTGACCGAGTTCAGGCAAGTGTTCACGCGTCTGGACAGCAAGGCGCGGCAATACCAGCAGCATGTGCGGCTCAATCGTGCTTATGAAGGTCTTTATCTGCGTTCGGTGGCGAGCCCGGACTCGGACATCCTGGCCTTGCATTCGCTGCAAAACCTGCCGGGCTGGCCGCGGAACCTGCGGATCGATGTTCTTGATCGGTCCGTCGCGGGGCGAGTGCTGGACCGCATTGGCGCGCAGGAGGCCGCGGATGTCCGGCGCCTGGTCAGAATCGGACACCACTATCTGCATCAGGGCTCGCCGACAGACTTTTATACGGCGCTTCTCGGTGTGTTGACGGACGACGACCGTTCAGCGCTGCACCTGACGTCGCCTGGTTCAGTCGACGAGCTACGACTGGCCATCAGCGACCAGGCGTTGCCCCGGTCACAAGTGATCCTCGGGCTGCAAAGAATGGACGGTGGGTTGCCGTTCGATGCCCACGGACTCAGCGGCGGCGGATTTCCGGGAACGCCCCAGGCCGAGGCCTTGACCCACGAGATGATGAGGATGCAGCTCAAGGAGGTTTATCCGGACTTCACCAACGCTCAGGCCGATGCGGTGCTTCAGCGGGAAGGTGCAGGGGCACAGGCACACATTGAATGGCTGAAGCAGCAACTGCAGCAACTCGACACCGACCTGACCGGCTACATAGATCAGGCGGCAGGTGACATCCATGAGATGGATATCGACTTTCTGGTCGCTGGCGAACCCGATGCGGCGGGGATGAACGCTGCGCAAATAGAAGCCTTTAACGTCCAGCTGCTTGCAACTGAAATGCAGTCCGAGCGAACGACCCGCACCGAGCTGGCGCAAGAGCTGATGGCCATTTGGCAACAGCGCAGGCCGCAGCAAGCTATTCTCTTGCCGGGAGAACAAATACGTGGCGTCAGGCTGGACCTCGACTTTGAAAACCACCACCGCTTGCCCGCGTTGAATGTTCGGCTCAATAACGTGATCGAGTTATCGATGCGTAGCTTTCACCTGACCGCGATAGAGAGTCTGGACGGGTTTCTCGAGAATTTTCCGAATCTTGAAACGCTGAACCTGGAAAATACCAACCTGAGTCAGTTCAACCCCGGAGGCGTCGCAGAATATGCATTGCCTCGTGCGATCAGCCGGATGCGACAGCTGGTTTCGCTGAACCTCAGGTCGACGAATCTGACGTTCAGTGAGCGCGCCGCTGCTCAACTGACGGATCTGACGCACTTGCAAGCGCTTGATTTGAGCGACAACCCGTTGAATGTTCCGCCTTTGGTGCAAGGAATGAACGACTTGCGCCAGCTCATCCTGAGAAACACCCGGATCAGCACCTGCCCGATAGGCATCCTGGATCAGCCTTATCTGATGACCCTGGACCTGCGTAATAACCACATCGCCCGCGTGCCACCGTCCGTGATGAACCAGGGAATCGCCATGGACCGTTTGCTGTTGCAGGGCAATCCGATGACGGATGAGGATACGTTGTTACGCCTCGTGGATCACCGACGGCGGACCGGGATCAACCTGTGGTTGAGCGAGCCTGGCGCAGGCTACGGCAACGTCAATGAATGGCTGCATGAAGTCGATGACGGGCAACGGGAAGCCCGGCGCTTGATCTGGCAGAGGCTGGCGGCGAGCCCGCAGGGTACTCGTTTGTTGAGATTCATCGACGGCATGAGCCTGACGGCGGATTTCCGCGTCGACTATCTGTCGCTGCAGGCGAGGGTGTGGCGGATGCTCGGTGAAGCCGACGCTTCAGTGGCATTGCAAACGCAGTTGGTTCAGGAGATTGAGGCGGCTCAGATCGATCCGGAAAACCCGTTTACGTTGTTCAAGGCACTTGAAGACCGGGCCCGGCTTTATCGGGACTGGGTGGCCATGGGACAGCCGTTTCCGATAGACGCACAGTAA
- a CDS encoding DUF2970 domain-containing protein: MDDPVDNNNHNKPPTFWQMLHSVMAAAFGVQSGKNRARDFTHGKPSHFVILGILFTAVFALTLFGIVKLVLHLAGI; this comes from the coding sequence ATGGACGATCCAGTCGACAACAATAATCACAACAAACCACCGACCTTCTGGCAGATGCTGCACAGCGTCATGGCGGCGGCTTTTGGGGTGCAGAGCGGGAAAAACCGGGCTCGGGATTTCACCCACGGCAAGCCCAGTCATTTCGTGATTCTGGGGATTCTGTTCACGGCGGTGTTCGCGTTGACGCTATTTGGCATCGTCAAACTGGTGTTGCACCTGGCCGGGATCTGA
- the metH gene encoding methionine synthase has translation MSDRSVRLQALKHALKERILILDGGMGTMIQSYKLEEQDYRGKRFADWPSDVKGNNDLLVLTRPDVIGGIEKAYLDAGADILETNTFNATRISMADYGMEELAYELNVEGARLARKIADAKTLENPDKPRFVAGVLGPTSRTCSLSPDVNNPGYRNVTFDELVENYTEATKGLIEGGADLILIETIFDTLNAKAAIFAVQGVYEELGVELPIMISGTITDASGRTLSGQTTEAFWNSVAHAKPISVGLNCALGARELRPYLEELSNKASTHVSAHPNAGLPNEFGEYDELPAETAKVIEEFAQSGFLNIVGGCCGTTPGHIEAIAKAVAGYAPREIPDIPKACRLSGLEPFTIDRSSLFVNVGERTNITGSAKFARLIREDNYTEALEVALQQVEAGAQVIDINMDEGMLDSKKAMVTFLNLIAGEPDISRVPIMIDSSKWEVIEAGLKCIQGKGIVNSISMKEGVEQFIHHAKLCKRYGAAVVVMAFDEAGQADTEARKKEICKRSYDILVNEVGFPPEDIIFDPNIFAVATGIEEHNNYAVDFINACAYIRDELPYALTSGGVSNVSFSFRGNNPVREAIHSVFLLYAIRNGLTMGIVNAGQLEIYDQIPVELRDAVEDVILNRTPDGTDALLAIADKYKGDGSVKEAETEEWRGWDVNKRLEHALVKGITTHIVEDTEESRLSFARPIEVIEGPLMAGMNIVGDLFGAGKMFLPQVVKSARVMKQAVAHLIPFIELEKGDKPEAKGKILMATVKGDVHDIGKNIVGVVLGCNGYDIVDLGVMVPAEKILQVAKDEKCDIIGLSGLITPSLDEMVHVAREMQRQDFYLPLMIGGATTSKAHTAVKIEPKYSNDAVIYVTDASRAVGVATQLLSKELKAGFVEKTRLEYIDVRERTANRSARTERLSYPAAIAKKPQFDWGSYEPVKPTFTGAKVLDNIDLKVLAEYIDWTPFFISWDLAGKFPRILQDEVVGEAATALYADAQEMLAKLIDEKLISARAVFGFWPANQVRDDDIEVYGDDGKPLAKLHHLRQQIIKTDGKPNFSLADFVAPKDSGVTDYVGGFITTAGIGAEEVAKAYQDAGDDYNSIMVKALADRLAEACAEWLHQQVRKEYWGYAKDETLDNEALIKEQYTGIRPAPGYPACPDHTEKATLFKLLDPEAEELKAGRSGVFLTEHYAMFPAAAVSGWYFAHPQAQYFAVGKIDKDQVQSYTSRKGQELSVTERWLAPNLGYDN, from the coding sequence ATGTCCGATCGCAGCGTTCGCCTTCAAGCTCTCAAGCACGCCCTCAAAGAGCGCATCCTGATTCTCGACGGCGGCATGGGGACAATGATCCAGAGCTACAAGCTCGAGGAACAGGATTACCGTGGCAAACGCTTTGCCGACTGGCCGAGCGATGTCAAAGGCAATAACGACCTGTTGGTGCTGACCCGCCCAGACGTGATTGGTGGCATCGAGAAAGCCTACCTGGATGCCGGCGCCGACATTCTGGAAACCAACACCTTCAACGCCACCCGGATTTCCATGGCCGATTACGGCATGGAAGAACTGGCCTACGAACTGAACGTAGAAGGCGCACGCCTGGCCCGCAAGATTGCCGATGCGAAAACCCTCGAGAACCCGGACAAGCCGCGCTTCGTCGCCGGCGTGCTCGGCCCGACCAGCCGTACCTGCTCGCTGTCGCCTGACGTGAACAACCCCGGCTACCGCAACGTGACCTTCGATGAACTGGTGGAAAACTACACCGAGGCCACCAAAGGCCTGATCGAAGGCGGTGCCGACCTGATCCTGATCGAAACCATTTTCGACACCCTGAACGCCAAAGCCGCGATCTTCGCCGTGCAAGGGGTTTACGAAGAATTGGGTGTCGAACTGCCGATCATGATTTCCGGCACCATCACCGACGCTTCCGGTCGCACCCTCTCCGGCCAGACCACCGAAGCGTTCTGGAACTCCGTGGCCCATGCCAAGCCGATTTCCGTCGGCCTGAACTGCGCCCTCGGCGCCCGCGAACTGCGCCCGTACCTGGAAGAGCTGTCGAACAAGGCCAGCACCCACGTGTCGGCGCACCCGAACGCCGGCCTGCCGAACGAATTCGGCGAGTACGACGAACTGCCGGCGGAAACTGCCAAGGTTATCGAAGAATTCGCCCAAAGCGGCTTTCTGAACATCGTCGGCGGCTGCTGCGGCACCACGCCGGGCCACATCGAAGCCATCGCCAAAGCGGTAGCCGGTTACGCCCCGCGTGAAATCCCGGACATTCCCAAGGCCTGCCGCCTGTCGGGCCTGGAACCGTTCACCATCGATCGCAGCTCGCTGTTCGTCAACGTCGGTGAGCGGACCAACATTACCGGTTCCGCCAAATTCGCCCGCCTGATCCGTGAAGACAACTACACCGAGGCCCTGGAAGTCGCGCTGCAACAGGTCGAAGCCGGCGCTCAGGTGATCGACATCAACATGGACGAAGGGATGCTCGATTCGAAGAAGGCCATGGTGACCTTCCTCAATCTGATTGCCGGTGAACCGGACATCTCCCGCGTGCCGATCATGATCGACTCCTCCAAGTGGGAAGTGATCGAAGCCGGCCTCAAGTGCATTCAGGGCAAGGGCATCGTCAACTCCATCAGCATGAAGGAAGGTGTCGAGCAGTTCATTCATCACGCCAAACTGTGCAAACGCTACGGCGCCGCGGTGGTGGTGATGGCCTTCGATGAAGCCGGCCAGGCCGACACCGAAGCGCGCAAGAAGGAAATCTGCAAACGCTCCTACGACATTCTGGTCAACGAAGTCGGCTTCCCGCCGGAAGACATCATCTTCGACCCGAACATCTTCGCCGTCGCCACCGGCATCGAAGAACACAACAACTACGCTGTGGACTTCATCAACGCCTGCGCCTACATCCGCGACGAACTGCCCTACGCCCTGACCTCCGGCGGTGTGTCCAACGTGTCGTTCTCGTTCCGTGGCAACAACCCGGTGCGCGAGGCAATCCACTCGGTGTTCCTGCTGTATGCGATCCGCAACGGCCTGACCATGGGTATCGTCAACGCCGGCCAACTGGAGATCTACGACCAGATCCCGGTGGAACTGCGTGACGCCGTCGAAGACGTGATCCTCAACCGCACCCCGGACGGCACCGACGCCCTCCTCGCCATAGCCGACAAGTACAAGGGCGATGGCAGCGTCAAGGAAGCCGAGACCGAAGAGTGGCGCGGCTGGGACGTCAACAAGCGTCTGGAGCATGCGCTGGTCAAGGGCATTACCACCCACATCGTGGAAGACACCGAAGAATCGCGCCTGTCGTTCGCCCGCCCGATCGAAGTCATCGAAGGCCCGTTGATGGCCGGCATGAATATCGTCGGCGACCTGTTCGGCGCCGGCAAAATGTTCTTGCCGCAAGTGGTGAAGTCCGCCCGCGTGATGAAGCAGGCCGTGGCTCACTTGATTCCGTTCATCGAACTGGAAAAAGGCGACAAGCCGGAAGCCAAGGGCAAGATCCTCATGGCCACGGTCAAGGGCGACGTGCACGACATCGGCAAGAACATCGTCGGCGTAGTGCTGGGCTGTAACGGCTATGACATCGTCGACCTCGGCGTGATGGTGCCGGCGGAGAAGATCCTGCAAGTCGCCAAAGACGAGAAGTGCGACATCATCGGCCTGTCCGGCCTGATCACGCCTTCACTGGACGAAATGGTTCACGTGGCCCGCGAGATGCAGCGTCAGGACTTCTATCTGCCGCTGATGATCGGTGGCGCGACCACCTCCAAGGCGCACACGGCGGTGAAGATCGAGCCCAAGTACAGCAACGATGCGGTGATCTACGTCACCGACGCCTCCCGCGCCGTGGGCGTGGCGACGCAGTTGTTGTCCAAGGAACTGAAGGCCGGCTTCGTCGAGAAGACCCGTCTGGAATACATCGACGTTCGCGAGCGCACCGCCAACCGCAGCGCCCGCACCGAGCGCCTGAGCTACCCGGCGGCCATCGCCAAGAAGCCGCAGTTCGACTGGGGCAGCTACGAACCGGTCAAGCCGACGTTCACCGGCGCCAAGGTGCTGGACAACATCGACCTGAAGGTTTTGGCCGAATACATCGACTGGACACCGTTCTTCATCTCCTGGGACCTGGCCGGCAAGTTCCCGCGCATCCTGCAGGATGAAGTGGTCGGTGAAGCCGCCACCGCGTTGTACGCCGACGCCCAGGAAATGCTTGCCAAGTTGATCGACGAGAAGCTGATCAGCGCCCGTGCGGTGTTCGGTTTCTGGCCGGCCAACCAGGTGCGCGACGATGACATCGAAGTCTACGGCGATGACGGCAAGCCATTGGCCAAGCTGCATCACTTGCGCCAGCAGATCATCAAGACCGACGGCAAGCCGAACTTCTCCCTCGCCGACTTCGTCGCGCCGAAGGACAGCGGCGTGACCGACTACGTGGGTGGTTTCATCACCACCGCCGGGATCGGCGCCGAAGAAGTGGCCAAGGCTTATCAGGATGCGGGCGACGACTACAACTCGATCATGGTCAAGGCCTTGGCCGACCGTCTGGCCGAGGCGTGCGCCGAGTGGCTGCACCAGCAGGTGCGTAAAGAATACTGGGGTTACGCCAAGGATGAGACGCTGGACAACGAGGCGCTGATCAAAGAGCAATACACCGGCATCCGCCCGGCTCCCGGTTACCCGGCGTGCCCGGATCACACCGAGAAAGCCACGCTGTTCAAGTTGCTGGACCCGGAAGCGGAAGAACTCAAGGCCGGCCGCAGCGGTGTGTTCCTCACCGAGCACTACGCCATGTTCCCGGCGGCGGCAGTCAGCGGCTGGTACTTCGCTCACCCGCAGGCGCAGTATTTCGCCGTGGGCAAGATCGACAAGGATCAGGTGCAGAGCTACACCTCGCGCAAAGGCCAGGAGTTGAGCGTGACCGAGCGCTGGCTGGCGCCTAACCTGGGTTACGACAACTAA